A stretch of Arcobacter arenosus DNA encodes these proteins:
- a CDS encoding TAXI family TRAP transporter solute-binding subunit, which produces MNLLKKLAIGSMLTAALLTSANAKKEEKYVIATASTGGTFYPVGVGIATIASLKLAKTNNITFSAITSAGSGENVSMMENGEVNFSILQGLFGSMAWQGKAKYDGKPKKDLRSVTMLWQNVEQFTIKSDFAKTGNIKDLKNLYGERFSIGGRNSGSRVSAETIMDSLGIDYNKMDVQYLGYSPSSTALQDGKVQGMNTPSGPPTSAVTNAFASIGNDNIKVLDFDADDLAKINANYPVWTPFTIKAGTYPGQDKDINTIAQPNLLVVTKDTPEETVYLLTKTIYENLPFLNTVHKATKAMSLQKAIDGLPMPLHPGAAKYYKEQGINIPDALIIK; this is translated from the coding sequence ATGAATTTACTAAAAAAACTAGCGATTGGTTCTATGCTAACTGCAGCACTTCTTACATCTGCAAATGCAAAAAAAGAGGAAAAATATGTAATTGCAACTGCAAGTACAGGTGGAACTTTTTATCCTGTTGGAGTTGGAATTGCAACAATAGCTTCACTTAAATTAGCAAAGACAAATAACATCACATTTTCTGCAATTACAAGTGCAGGTTCAGGTGAAAATGTTAGTATGATGGAAAATGGTGAAGTAAACTTTAGTATTTTACAAGGTCTATTTGGTTCAATGGCATGGCAGGGAAAAGCTAAATATGATGGGAAACCAAAAAAAGATTTAAGATCTGTAACAATGCTTTGGCAAAATGTTGAGCAATTCACAATTAAATCAGATTTTGCAAAAACTGGAAATATCAAAGATTTAAAAAATCTTTATGGTGAAAGATTCTCAATTGGTGGAAGAAACTCTGGGTCTAGGGTATCTGCTGAAACAATTATGGATTCACTTGGAATTGATTATAATAAAATGGATGTACAATACTTAGGTTACTCTCCAAGTTCAACTGCACTTCAAGATGGAAAAGTACAAGGTATGAATACACCATCAGGACCTCCAACATCTGCTGTTACTAATGCTTTTGCATCAATTGGAAATGATAATATAAAAGTTCTTGATTTTGATGCTGATGATTTAGCAAAAATTAATGCAAACTATCCTGTATGGACTCCATTTACTATTAAAGCGGGAACTTATCCAGGACAAGATAAAGATATTAATACAATTGCACAACCAAACTTATTAGTTGTTACAAAAGATACACCAGAAGAGACTGTATATTTACTTACTAAAACAATTTATGAAAACTTACCGTTTTTAAATACAGTTCATAAAGCAACTAAAGCTATGTCTTTACAAAAAGCGATTGATGGTTTACCAATGCCATTACACCCAGGTGCTGCTAAATACTACAAAGAGCAAGGTATTAATATTCCTGATGCTTTAATTATCAAATAA
- a CDS encoding response regulator transcription factor has translation MSSSITRVLLVEDEDDAREILQFYLDTVFDEVEVASNGLEGLNIFSENLKKGKLFDVIVTDIRMPQLDGLSMLEKITQQNENQKFIIVSAYKDEEYLFRSINLNVISYFVKPLVVENIMEILKKVKKSILEKNEKIEKVDNDLLKINETYFYSKDKKLLYDKDELVNLSKKETLLLDAMICKKGEIITNEYLKKSVWNDSKTSDATLRTVIKRVKDKISKDDFIVSKKGMGYIIE, from the coding sequence ATGAGTAGTTCAATCACTAGAGTTTTACTTGTAGAAGATGAAGATGATGCAAGAGAGATTTTGCAGTTTTATTTAGATACAGTTTTTGATGAGGTTGAAGTTGCTTCAAATGGCTTAGAGGGATTAAATATATTTAGTGAAAATTTAAAAAAGGGAAAACTTTTTGATGTAATTGTTACTGATATTAGAATGCCACAACTTGATGGACTTTCAATGCTTGAAAAAATCACACAACAAAATGAGAATCAAAAGTTTATAATTGTCTCTGCTTATAAAGATGAAGAGTATTTGTTTAGGTCAATAAATCTAAATGTGATAAGCTATTTTGTGAAACCACTTGTTGTAGAAAATATAATGGAAATTCTAAAAAAAGTAAAAAAATCTATACTTGAAAAAAATGAAAAGATAGAAAAAGTAGATAATGATTTATTAAAAATAAACGAAACATATTTTTATAGTAAAGATAAAAAACTTTTATATGATAAAGATGAATTAGTTAATCTTTCAAAAAAAGAGACACTTTTATTAGATGCAATGATTTGTAAAAAAGGTGAAATTATTACAAATGAGTATTTAAAAAAGTCAGTTTGGAATGATTCTAAAACTTCAGATGCTACACTTAGAACCGTTATAAAAAGAGTTAAAGATAAGATATCAAAGGATGATTTTATAGTTTCAAAAAAAGGAATGGGATATATAATAGAATAA
- a CDS encoding PAS domain-containing sensor histidine kinase: MSSKNKKVYDLEYIEKIFKVIPLTFILILSMVSIFVTYVILESKQNRETDLLKQKIQLQNQFEKKEILLDFSKNVENRVTEELNKISKTLQEHTHKIIGNLNSKDELKFDATVHFLEEYEKNNGLEIVLFENNPFNIVYGHDKVVFLSKLIFGEYNEVYKEIVLKYISSQGRYNLQEWKNDLTGALRLSFFDTFKIDNKKYYVGTFSKLENIRYITKNLIIDEIDSIKKSDEYTIWFYDLITRLTYNYQNKKLFDNINVLLSKKDYSKKSEILKYFDNNEQMNESFSNYILYNNRFKYFIAIDYDKDVDIDELEITNKYKSLYGEITTYIVFIGLLLIISSLLFSNFTKKILDRYNNMLSEKTKLLTHWKNRFELAIIASNDGLWDIDFTTNEIYFSDKWLEISGYKKGEIKKFSDWFSLIHNKDKDAVKYLFDEIFEEKRDNFICEYRLRVKSGNFKWVLARGKLFIDKDTGHKRMLMMSMDIDKNKRLKKELLDVELLVEDGKIVIFKLFNDKNLSVKYISNSIKNYGFTKKSFETNEMNFLDLFYEKDIDTIRVAINAAINKNLSDFAFECRVLNAANQIRWVSCRVILLKDHSGNIVNFYGYMSDITKIKLSEEELKNKISEELDKNREKDRILIQQSKLAAMGEMLGNIAHQWRQPLNNISLFLSFIKDGYKNEKITFDMLEKYFDKSFKQIEYMSQTIDDFRNFYKPSKQKNRFDIKHAIDSTIEIIKAQLKDENINLQLDISENILYGFENELKQSLLNIFNNALDAIKSKSKEKDFEKYIKVDSSEENGFIKIRIENNGGKINEEIISKIFEPYFTTKFESQGTGIGLYMTKSIIETNMNGKIEVGNIEEGVVFTIKLPILKGNENE; the protein is encoded by the coding sequence ATGAGTTCAAAAAATAAAAAAGTCTACGATTTAGAATATATTGAAAAAATATTTAAAGTAATACCTCTAACTTTTATTTTAATACTCTCTATGGTCTCAATTTTTGTCACCTATGTTATTTTAGAATCTAAACAAAATCGTGAAACTGACCTTTTAAAACAAAAAATACAATTACAAAACCAATTTGAAAAAAAGGAAATTTTATTAGATTTTTCTAAAAATGTTGAAAATAGAGTTACGGAAGAATTAAATAAAATCAGTAAAACACTACAGGAACATACCCACAAAATAATTGGAAATCTTAATAGTAAAGATGAATTAAAATTTGATGCAACAGTTCATTTTTTAGAAGAATATGAAAAAAACAATGGTTTAGAGATAGTTTTATTTGAAAATAATCCTTTTAATATAGTGTATGGTCACGATAAAGTTGTATTCTTATCAAAACTAATTTTTGGTGAGTATAACGAGGTTTACAAAGAGATAGTTTTAAAATATATAAGTTCTCAAGGAAGATATAACCTGCAAGAGTGGAAAAATGACCTAACTGGTGCTTTACGTTTAAGTTTTTTTGATACTTTCAAAATAGATAATAAAAAATACTATGTGGGTACTTTTTCAAAACTTGAAAATATAAGATATATTACAAAAAATCTAATTATTGATGAGATTGATTCTATAAAGAAATCAGATGAATACACTATATGGTTTTATGATTTGATTACAAGACTAACTTATAATTATCAAAATAAAAAACTTTTTGACAATATTAATGTCCTTTTATCAAAAAAAGATTACAGTAAAAAATCTGAGATTTTAAAATATTTTGATAATAACGAACAAATGAATGAAAGTTTTAGTAACTATATTTTATATAACAATAGATTTAAATATTTTATTGCCATTGACTATGATAAAGATGTAGATATTGATGAGTTAGAAATTACAAATAAATATAAATCTTTATATGGCGAAATTACAACGTATATCGTTTTTATAGGTTTATTGTTAATAATATCATCTTTACTATTTTCAAATTTTACAAAAAAAATTCTTGATAGATATAATAATATGCTAAGCGAGAAAACTAAGCTTTTAACCCACTGGAAAAATAGATTTGAATTGGCAATTATTGCTTCAAATGACGGTTTATGGGATATTGACTTTACTACAAATGAGATATATTTTTCTGATAAGTGGTTGGAAATATCAGGATATAAAAAGGGTGAAATTAAGAAGTTTTCTGATTGGTTTTCTTTAATTCATAATAAAGACAAAGATGCTGTTAAATATCTTTTTGATGAAATATTTGAAGAGAAAAGAGATAATTTTATTTGCGAATATAGATTAAGAGTAAAAAGTGGAAACTTTAAATGGGTACTTGCAAGGGGAAAACTTTTTATAGATAAAGATACTGGACATAAAAGAATGCTTATGATGTCTATGGATATTGATAAAAATAAAAGATTAAAAAAAGAGCTTTTAGATGTTGAACTTCTTGTAGAAGATGGAAAAATAGTTATCTTTAAACTTTTCAATGATAAAAACTTAAGTGTAAAATATATCTCAAACTCAATAAAAAATTATGGTTTTACTAAAAAAAGTTTTGAAACAAATGAGATGAATTTCTTAGACCTTTTTTATGAAAAAGATATTGATACTATAAGAGTTGCAATTAATGCAGCTATTAATAAAAATCTTTCAGATTTTGCTTTTGAATGCAGAGTTTTAAATGCAGCAAATCAAATTCGATGGGTTTCTTGTAGAGTTATTTTATTAAAAGACCATAGTGGAAATATAGTTAATTTTTATGGTTATATGAGTGATATTACGAAGATTAAATTAAGTGAAGAGGAATTAAAAAATAAAATCAGTGAAGAGCTTGATAAAAATAGAGAAAAAGATAGAATCTTAATTCAACAAAGCAAACTTGCTGCAATGGGTGAGATGTTGGGAAATATAGCACACCAATGGAGACAGCCATTAAACAATATCTCTTTGTTTTTATCTTTTATAAAAGATGGTTATAAAAATGAGAAAATAACCTTTGATATGTTAGAAAAGTATTTTGATAAATCTTTTAAACAAATTGAATATATGTCACAAACAATTGATGACTTTAGAAATTTTTATAAACCCTCAAAACAAAAAAATAGATTTGATATTAAACATGCAATTGATTCCACAATTGAAATAATTAAAGCCCAACTAAAAGATGAAAATATAAATCTTCAACTAGATATTTCAGAAAATATTTTATATGGTTTTGAAAATGAATTAAAACAATCACTTTTAAATATATTTAATAATGCCCTTGATGCAATTAAGTCAAAGTCAAAGGAAAAAGATTTTGAAAAATATATAAAAGTTGATTCAAGTGAGGAAAATGGTTTTATAAAAATTAGGATTGAAAATAATGGTGGAAAAATAAATGAAGAGATAATTTCAAAAATATTTGAACCATATTTTACAACAAAATTTGAAAGCCAAGGTACAGGGATTGGTTTATATATGACAAAATCAATAATAGAAACAAATATGAATGGAAAAATTGAAGTTGGAAATATTGAAGAGGGAGTAGTTTTTACAATTAAACTACCAATATTAAAAGGAAATGAAAATGAGTAG
- a CDS encoding MFS transporter, whose amino-acid sequence MNNLFKSRVALLYVMSISMVFSFSAWMSLLNNFVIEVASFNGSQIGILQSLREIPGFLAFTVVLAIIFIAQQRLAFLSMILLGMGVFLTGFFPTALGLYITTVIMSVGFHYLETLNQSLSLQWLSKEKAPIILGKITAAKSFTSLVVFVLIYIMMKFYSIEYKYVYAFFGAVTLVVGIISWIMFEHFKDDVIQEKKLKVKKEYWLFYLLTFLAGARRQIFVVFAGFLLVEKFGVDIHNMVSLLFVNAILNMYFAPAIGRFITKFGERKTLRFEYIGLIIVFISYAFVENIYVAYALYVVDHLLFSMAIALKTYFQKIADPKDIASASAVSFTINHIAAVFLPVLLGLVWLYSNSLVFIIGALIAFLSFLLSLLIPEHPNQGFETTLKK is encoded by the coding sequence ATGAATAATTTATTTAAATCAAGGGTTGCCTTACTTTATGTAATGTCCATCTCAATGGTATTTTCTTTTTCAGCGTGGATGAGTTTATTAAATAACTTTGTTATAGAAGTTGCTTCATTTAATGGTAGTCAAATTGGAATTTTACAAAGTCTTAGGGAGATCCCAGGATTTTTAGCATTTACTGTTGTTTTAGCAATAATCTTTATTGCTCAACAAAGGCTTGCTTTTTTATCTATGATATTATTGGGAATGGGTGTATTTTTAACTGGTTTTTTCCCTACAGCTTTAGGTCTTTATATTACAACTGTAATTATGTCAGTTGGCTTTCATTATCTAGAAACTTTAAATCAGTCATTATCTTTACAATGGCTAAGTAAAGAGAAAGCTCCAATAATACTTGGGAAAATTACAGCAGCAAAATCTTTTACCTCATTAGTAGTATTTGTTTTAATATATATTATGATGAAGTTTTATTCTATAGAGTATAAATATGTTTATGCTTTTTTTGGAGCAGTTACCCTTGTAGTAGGTATTATCTCATGGATAATGTTTGAACATTTTAAAGATGATGTTATTCAAGAAAAAAAATTGAAAGTGAAAAAAGAGTATTGGTTGTTTTATCTCTTAACTTTTCTAGCAGGGGCTAGAAGACAAATTTTTGTAGTATTTGCAGGATTTTTATTAGTTGAAAAGTTTGGTGTAGATATTCATAATATGGTAAGTTTATTATTTGTAAATGCTATATTAAATATGTATTTCGCACCTGCAATTGGAAGATTTATTACAAAGTTTGGGGAACGAAAAACTTTACGATTTGAGTATATTGGACTTATTATAGTTTTTATCTCTTATGCTTTTGTAGAAAATATTTATGTGGCATATGCTTTATATGTTGTTGATCATCTTTTATTTTCTATGGCAATTGCTTTAAAAACTTATTTTCAAAAAATAGCTGATCCAAAAGATATAGCAAGTGCTAGTGCAGTTTCATTTACTATAAATCATATAGCAGCAGTTTTTTTACCTGTATTATTAGGGCTTGTTTGGTTATATTCAAATTCACTTGTTTTTATAATAGGGGCTTTAATTGCATTTTTATCTTTTTTATTATCTTTATTAATTCCAGAACATCCAAATCAAGGTTTTGAAACTACATTGAAAAAATAA
- a CDS encoding Tll0287-like domain-containing protein — translation MQTIVKLITFTIGVTLVFSACSNNQPTEISKNNFEEKEMKKEALDAIKVVGGAFQKTLSSKISNGGLPNAATFCSTNSHDLAQEVFKTLPQGISLKRITSKPRNPNNKASKEELLVLNQLKNNFEKNQSLDMIVKQKSPNHYQVYKPIKVDAICLKCHGTNTIRDEKAYDIILKMYPTDKAIGYALNDFRGAFLVDIIK, via the coding sequence ATGCAAACTATAGTAAAATTAATCACATTCACAATAGGTGTAACATTAGTATTTAGTGCTTGTTCTAATAATCAACCTACAGAAATTTCAAAAAATAACTTTGAAGAAAAAGAGATGAAAAAAGAAGCTTTAGATGCTATAAAGGTAGTAGGCGGTGCTTTTCAAAAAACACTTTCTTCAAAAATATCAAATGGTGGATTACCTAATGCAGCAACTTTTTGTTCAACAAATTCTCATGATTTAGCACAAGAAGTTTTTAAAACTTTGCCGCAGGGTATCTCTTTAAAAAGAATAACTAGTAAACCAAGAAATCCCAATAATAAAGCTTCAAAAGAAGAATTACTAGTTTTAAATCAATTAAAGAATAATTTTGAGAAAAATCAAAGTCTTGATATGATTGTTAAACAAAAATCACCAAATCATTATCAAGTATATAAGCCAATAAAAGTTGATGCAATATGTTTAAAATGTCACGGCACAAACACAATTAGAGATGAAAAGGCTTATGATATTATTTTAAAAATGTATCCAACTGATAAAGCAATAGGTTATGCTTTAAATGATTTTAGAGGAGCTTTTTTAGTAGATATAATAAAATAG
- a CDS encoding sulfite exporter TauE/SafE family protein, whose translation MSTELLLGIITFFTSTIAGIVGLGGGMILIAVLPSFLPVNAIVPVHGLTQMSSNLSRAVFGWKDVKVEVIPKFLIGSILGVSFFATILYFISLTYVPLFIGLYILFSLWSDKFNKKIERFESYYLVGFLQSGLSLIVGATGPIATTLLVKDYNDKHVVVSTAAALKSITHTLKVITFIFFGFVFFDYLGILVAMIIGAVIGSWAGTKLRDKIDGKKFILVLKILLSLMAIKLIVSLFI comes from the coding sequence ATGTCTACAGAATTACTTTTAGGAATAATCACTTTTTTTACATCAACTATTGCGGGAATTGTTGGACTTGGCGGGGGAATGATATTAATTGCTGTTCTTCCTAGTTTTTTACCTGTAAATGCAATTGTTCCCGTACATGGTTTAACACAAATGTCAAGTAACCTAAGTCGTGCAGTTTTTGGCTGGAAAGATGTTAAGGTTGAAGTTATACCAAAATTTTTAATTGGTTCAATATTAGGAGTTTCTTTCTTTGCAACAATACTTTATTTTATCTCTTTAACTTATGTACCTTTGTTTATTGGTTTATATATTTTATTCTCTTTATGGAGTGATAAGTTTAATAAAAAAATTGAAAGATTTGAAAGTTATTATTTAGTAGGTTTCTTACAAAGTGGACTTTCATTAATTGTTGGTGCCACAGGACCAATTGCTACTACTCTTTTGGTAAAAGATTATAATGATAAGCATGTAGTTGTATCAACTGCAGCAGCATTAAAAAGTATAACACATACATTAAAAGTTATCACTTTTATATTTTTTGGTTTTGTATTTTTTGATTATTTAGGAATTTTAGTTGCTATGATAATTGGTGCTGTTATTGGAAGTTGGGCTGGAACAAAATTAAGAGATAAAATCGATGGTAAAAAATTTATACTGGTATTAAAGATTTTATTATCTTTAATGGCTATTAAACTTATAGTTAGCTTATTTATATAG
- the xth gene encoding exodeoxyribonuclease III — MTKYKFVSWNVNGIRAVDKKEALKWVDEANIDLLGIQETKSTKEQIPNSIFEKEYKTVFASESAIKGRSGTALFTNLEPTFTCNCPSVDILDEGRINEVHFTLGNKDIAFFNVYFPNGQSKEERLVYKMEFYDRFLEHCENLKKEGKSIIVCGDVNTAHTEIDIARPKANEKTSGFLPMERDWITKFLDHGYIDTFRLINGDIKDKYSWWSYRANARGNNVGWRIDYFYVSEDLKDHVKDAFILDDIMGSDHCPIGIEIEI; from the coding sequence ATGACTAAATACAAATTTGTGTCATGGAATGTAAATGGAATAAGAGCAGTTGACAAAAAAGAAGCTTTGAAATGGGTTGATGAAGCAAATATTGATTTACTAGGTATTCAAGAAACAAAATCAACAAAAGAGCAAATTCCAAACTCTATTTTTGAAAAAGAGTATAAAACTGTTTTTGCTTCTGAATCTGCGATAAAAGGTAGAAGTGGAACTGCACTTTTTACAAACTTAGAACCTACCTTTACTTGTAATTGTCCAAGTGTGGATATTCTTGATGAGGGAAGAATAAATGAAGTTCATTTTACTTTAGGTAATAAAGATATTGCTTTTTTTAATGTATATTTTCCTAATGGTCAATCAAAAGAGGAAAGACTAGTTTATAAAATGGAGTTTTATGATAGATTTTTAGAGCATTGTGAAAATCTTAAAAAAGAGGGAAAATCTATCATAGTTTGTGGAGATGTAAATACTGCTCATACTGAAATAGATATAGCACGACCTAAAGCAAATGAAAAAACTTCAGGTTTTTTACCAATGGAAAGAGACTGGATTACAAAATTTCTAGACCATGGATATATTGACACTTTTAGACTTATTAATGGTGATATAAAAGATAAATACTCATGGTGGTCGTATAGAGCAAATGCTAGAGGGAACAATGTTGGCTGGAGAATCGATTATTTTTATGTAAGTGAAGATTTAAAAGATCATGTAAAAGATGCATTTATACTAGATGATATTATGGGAAGTGACCATTGTCCTATAGGAATTGAAATAGAGATTTAA
- a CDS encoding phosphate-starvation-inducible PsiE family protein — translation MIKSLISTNKFYVELSLASIIFAVALFMDRLMDAIIYMLYFVIVLEITRAVVNYIREERVILTTLVDAFVILALRELIVNVVKINDKNIDSWNALFTSPNNFNIMVISGVIIFLLFVRYLVVKTSHRCILGKNKPCEFDD, via the coding sequence ATGATTAAATCACTAATTAGCACAAATAAATTTTATGTTGAGTTATCCTTAGCTTCTATAATTTTTGCAGTTGCATTATTTATGGATAGATTGATGGATGCTATTATCTATATGCTTTATTTTGTAATTGTTTTAGAAATTACTAGGGCAGTAGTTAATTATATTAGAGAAGAAAGGGTCATATTAACAACTTTAGTTGATGCATTTGTAATATTAGCGTTAAGGGAATTAATTGTAAATGTTGTAAAAATAAATGATAAGAATATTGATTCTTGGAATGCCCTTTTTACCTCTCCAAACAATTTTAATATTATGGTTATTTCAGGTGTAATTATCTTTTTGTTGTTTGTTAGATATTTAGTAGTTAAAACTTCACATAGATGTATTTTAGGTAAAAATAAACCTTGTGAATTTGATGATTAA
- a CDS encoding ADP-ribosylglycohydrolase family protein: MFDNKKVKELVLSTLVADSYSLATHWIYDEKQLSELDINWELLNDAKGVWHRGKVAGEFTHFGDQTFWLYQFLEDKNQFNVDEYIDYWKSKIDIYNGYIDGATKGTLENISKGIKPTGSSSTDLSIIGRIAPLLLVSKTKEEFLENISKFVSCTHNTKEALEASRFFGELFLKVYEGENIEEAILSLKDRFDTKLQSYIYSGIASKTDDTFDAIRGFGPACDIDGGFQGVIHLLCKYDDFKQMLIENAKAGGDNSARAMLASLIYMASPNRNLTKIPSDWLNIKATII, from the coding sequence ATGTTTGATAATAAAAAAGTAAAAGAGTTGGTTTTAAGTACACTTGTAGCAGATTCATACTCTTTGGCTACCCATTGGATTTATGATGAAAAACAATTAAGTGAACTTGATATTAATTGGGAATTATTAAATGATGCAAAGGGTGTTTGGCATAGAGGTAAAGTTGCAGGAGAGTTTACTCATTTTGGTGATCAAACATTTTGGTTATACCAATTTTTAGAAGATAAAAATCAATTTAATGTAGATGAATATATTGATTATTGGAAAAGTAAAATAGATATATACAATGGTTATATTGATGGTGCAACAAAAGGTACTTTAGAAAATATAAGCAAAGGAATAAAGCCAACGGGAAGTTCTTCAACTGATTTATCAATCATTGGAAGAATCGCTCCATTGTTATTGGTTTCTAAAACAAAAGAGGAGTTTTTAGAAAATATTTCTAAGTTTGTATCTTGTACACACAATACAAAAGAGGCTTTAGAAGCTTCACGATTCTTTGGTGAACTATTTTTAAAAGTTTATGAGGGTGAGAATATTGAAGAAGCTATTCTTTCTTTAAAAGATAGATTTGATACAAAATTACAATCGTATATTTATAGTGGTATTGCATCAAAAACTGATGATACTTTTGATGCTATAAGAGGTTTTGGACCAGCATGTGATATAGATGGTGGTTTTCAAGGGGTAATTCATCTATTATGTAAATATGATGATTTTAAACAAATGTTAATAGAAAATGCAAAAGCAGGTGGAGATAATAGTGCCAGAGCTATGTTAGCAAGTTTGATTTATATGGCTTCTCCAAATAGAAATCTAACGAAAATACCAAGCGATTGGTTAAATATAAAAGCAACAATTATATAA
- a CDS encoding DUF4139 domain-containing protein has translation MKKLLIFLMFVTSIFANVDIKSLDIYKNLTFVKQKLDSQKHTQKLLGQVNIEDIRFLKEDNCSIGDYTLENKEESDELSKLISEAKDKIVYKENRIKALKSNIAFLEKTSLNSVSNSKMFEESSNFLKKEVLESYNYIYELEGFIKEDKKELNELLKRRNTENSTFLNYDLKCKKDVFVYYPLNNINKDGLYDINYNSNKKELEIKNSYFITQSTGVDFENIDINLYSFSYVDTVQPRKFYPQYLDLDMPVALSSSKVMIKKAKVERFNDMASAPSYEYNEDTTRSYFTALNVTLKSGKKQQVLFSNEKYKANNSIEIDGYASSKAFYKVDFKSDKLYGFINSRLYLNDSYIGKINLNGIKKDENNSLYFSNNRFIDVKKELIKDMKEEPFFSLNRLKTQKIWKYEIKNNSNKEEFVSLIERVPVSKHEDIKIELIGSTKVTKLEKNGKITYDFNLKPNETKTIEFGYEILKPNKN, from the coding sequence ATGAAAAAGTTACTCATATTTTTGATGTTCGTTACATCAATTTTTGCAAATGTTGATATCAAAAGTTTAGATATTTATAAAAATTTAACTTTTGTAAAACAAAAATTGGATTCTCAAAAACATACTCAAAAACTACTAGGACAAGTTAATATTGAGGATATAAGATTTTTAAAAGAGGATAATTGTTCAATAGGTGATTACACTTTAGAAAATAAAGAAGAGAGTGATGAATTATCAAAATTGATTTCAGAAGCAAAAGATAAGATTGTTTATAAAGAAAATAGGATTAAAGCCTTAAAAAGTAATATAGCTTTTTTAGAAAAGACTTCATTAAATTCTGTAAGTAATTCAAAGATGTTTGAAGAAAGTTCAAACTTTTTAAAAAAAGAGGTTTTAGAAAGTTACAATTATATTTACGAGCTAGAAGGTTTTATAAAAGAGGATAAAAAAGAACTCAATGAACTTCTAAAAAGAAGAAACACTGAAAACAGTACTTTTTTAAATTATGATTTAAAGTGTAAGAAAGATGTTTTTGTTTATTACCCTTTAAATAATATTAACAAAGATGGTCTTTATGATATAAATTACAACTCAAATAAAAAAGAGTTAGAGATTAAAAATTCTTATTTTATAACTCAATCAACTGGAGTTGATTTTGAAAATATAGATATAAATCTTTATTCTTTTTCATATGTTGATACGGTTCAACCTAGAAAATTTTATCCACAATATCTAGATTTAGATATGCCTGTTGCATTGAGCTCTTCAAAGGTGATGATAAAAAAGGCAAAAGTTGAAAGATTTAATGATATGGCATCAGCACCTAGTTATGAATATAATGAAGATACAACTAGGTCATATTTCACTGCTTTAAATGTTACTTTAAAAAGTGGGAAAAAACAACAAGTATTATTTTCAAATGAAAAATATAAAGCAAATAATTCTATAGAAATTGATGGATATGCTTCTTCTAAAGCTTTTTACAAAGTTGATTTTAAAAGTGATAAACTGTATGGATTTATTAATTCAAGACTATATTTAAACGATTCATATATTGGAAAAATAAATTTAAATGGTATAAAAAAAGATGAAAACAATAGTTTATACTTTTCAAATAATAGATTTATTGATGTAAAAAAAGAACTTATAAAAGATATGAAAGAGGAGCCATTTTTTAGTTTAAATAGATTAAAAACTCAAAAAATATGGAAATATGAAATTAAAAATAACAGCAATAAAGAAGAGTTTGTTTCACTAATAGAGAGAGTTCCAGTATCTAAACATGAGGATATTAAAATAGAGCTTATTGGTTCAACAAAAGTAACAAAGCTAGAAAAAAATGGTAAAATCACTTATGATTTTAATCTAAAACCAAATGAAACAAAAACAATAGAATTTGGGTATGAGATTTTAAAACCTAATAAAAATTAA
- a CDS encoding DnaJ domain-containing protein yields MDYEDFEKAVDLFGILTKTSKKDLKKKYLKLSKELHPDMPNGSDEKFQELQEAYELLNSYMDGFAFSFDEEEFKTQFPSFTNYKNWR; encoded by the coding sequence ATGGATTATGAAGATTTTGAAAAAGCAGTTGATTTATTTGGTATCTTAACTAAGACATCAAAAAAAGATTTGAAAAAAAAGTATTTAAAGCTTTCAAAGGAACTTCATCCTGATATGCCAAATGGTAGTGATGAAAAGTTTCAAGAATTGCAAGAGGCATATGAATTGTTAAACTCATATATGGATGGATTTGCTTTCTCTTTTGATGAAGAGGAGTTTAAAACTCAATTTCCATCTTTTACAAACTATAAAAATTGGAGATAA